A single Nocardioides bizhenqiangii DNA region contains:
- a CDS encoding acyclic terpene utilization AtuA family protein: protein MTIRIGNCSGFYGDRLSAFREMLEGGPLDYLTGDYLAELTMLILGKDTVKDPGLGYARTFVKQAEDALGLALERDVKVVVNAGGLNPRGLADKLREVATGLGLDPKIAHVEGDDLRDQVADLGLLHETYGNPMTANAYLGAFGIASALERGADLVVTGRVTDASVVVGPAIAHFGWTPESYDALAGAVVAGHIIECGTQATGGNFSGFVDLMSTGAISGGQPLGFPIAELSEDGSMVITKHDGTGGAVTVDTVTAQLVYEIQSTRYLNPDVTVDLTSLRLEQAGPDRVAVTGVTGSPPPEQLKVCLNYFAGFRNSAEFVVTGLDCEAKVEWVKAQVESALGSDRPAKVVWSGIGPVQEDADTEEGASLLLRVTAFDPSADKVGKALTAPIIELALGSYPGFSVTRMPGPGTAYGVYRPAYVPRGAVRHTVVHHDGTTEVIDDPVSASAPVDPAAGQRPSPYPAPTDTLTRRLPLGTFVHGRSGDKGGDANIGLWVKNDGHPRYAERVTWLTKFMSQRRVRELIPEAADLDIEVYVLPNLGGVNVLIHGLLDEGVAATARFDPQAKGLAEWIRSRLVNIEGNVL from the coding sequence ATGACCATCAGGATCGGCAACTGCTCCGGCTTCTACGGGGACCGCCTCTCGGCGTTCCGCGAGATGCTCGAGGGCGGCCCGCTCGACTACCTCACCGGCGACTACCTCGCCGAGCTGACCATGCTGATCCTCGGCAAGGACACGGTCAAGGACCCCGGCCTCGGCTACGCCCGCACCTTCGTGAAGCAGGCGGAGGACGCCCTCGGCCTCGCCCTCGAGCGGGACGTCAAGGTGGTCGTCAACGCCGGCGGCCTCAACCCGCGGGGCCTCGCCGACAAGCTGCGCGAGGTCGCGACCGGGCTCGGGCTGGACCCGAAGATCGCCCACGTCGAGGGCGACGACCTCCGCGACCAGGTCGCCGACCTCGGTCTGCTGCACGAGACCTACGGCAACCCGATGACGGCCAACGCCTACCTCGGCGCGTTCGGCATCGCCTCCGCGCTCGAGCGCGGCGCCGACCTGGTGGTCACCGGCCGCGTCACCGACGCCTCGGTCGTCGTGGGACCGGCCATCGCCCACTTCGGCTGGACGCCCGAGTCGTACGACGCCCTCGCCGGCGCCGTGGTCGCCGGCCACATCATCGAGTGCGGCACCCAGGCCACCGGTGGCAACTTCAGCGGCTTCGTCGACCTGATGTCGACCGGCGCGATCAGCGGAGGACAGCCGCTCGGCTTCCCCATCGCCGAGCTGTCCGAGGACGGCTCGATGGTGATCACCAAGCATGACGGTACCGGTGGTGCGGTCACGGTGGACACCGTCACCGCCCAGCTGGTCTACGAGATCCAGTCGACGAGGTACCTCAACCCCGACGTCACCGTCGACCTCACCTCGCTGCGACTCGAGCAGGCCGGACCCGACCGGGTGGCGGTCACCGGCGTCACCGGATCCCCGCCGCCGGAGCAGCTCAAGGTGTGCCTCAACTACTTCGCCGGCTTCCGCAACTCCGCCGAGTTCGTCGTCACCGGGCTCGACTGCGAAGCCAAGGTCGAGTGGGTCAAGGCCCAGGTCGAGTCCGCGCTCGGGTCCGACCGGCCGGCCAAGGTGGTGTGGTCCGGCATCGGACCGGTCCAGGAGGACGCCGATACCGAGGAAGGCGCGTCGCTCCTGCTCCGGGTCACCGCGTTCGACCCGAGCGCCGACAAGGTCGGCAAGGCCCTCACCGCTCCGATCATCGAGCTCGCGCTCGGGTCCTACCCGGGCTTCAGCGTCACCCGGATGCCCGGCCCCGGCACGGCGTACGGCGTCTACCGCCCCGCGTACGTCCCGCGTGGTGCGGTCCGGCACACCGTCGTCCACCACGACGGCACGACCGAGGTGATCGACGATCCGGTGTCGGCCAGTGCTCCCGTCGACCCGGCAGCCGGCCAGCGGCCGTCGCCGTACCCCGCGCCCACGGACACGCTCACCCGCCGGCTGCCGCTCGGCACGTTCGTGCACGGACGGTCCGGCGACAAGGGCGGCGATGCCAACATCGGGCTCTGGGTCAAGAACGACGGCCACCCAAGGTACGCCGAGCGGGTGACCTGGCTGACCAAGTTCATGTCGCAGCGTCGGGTGCGGGAGCTGATCCCCGAGGCGGCCGACCTCGACATCGAGGTCTACGTCCTGCCCAACCTCGGAGGCGTCAACGTGCTGATCCATGGCCTGCTCGACGAGGGCGTGGCCGCCACCGCTCGTTTCGACCCGCAGGCGAAGGGCCTTGCCGAGTGGATCCGCTCCCGTCTCGTCAACATCGAAGGGAACGTCCTGTGA
- a CDS encoding TIGR03084 family metal-binding protein produces the protein MSLFDDVLADLTAEGDQLRAAVAGLDASGWTIPVPAEGWTIATTVAHLLWTDEVAVLATDAHTPEGKEAWDEVVLQAIADPTGFVDAGAHELAGLDPADLLVRWDAGRAALAKALREVPDGQKMPWFGPPMSATSMATARFMETWAHALDVHDALISTGSISNRPAPTDRIKHVAHLGVRTRNYSFVQQGLEAPADEFRIELTSPSGDLWSWGPPEAKQTVRGTSYDFCQLVTQRIHRDDTDLVAVGADAEKWLTIAQAFAGPAGGGRQATA, from the coding sequence GTGAGCCTGTTCGACGACGTCCTCGCCGACCTCACCGCCGAGGGTGACCAGCTCCGTGCTGCTGTCGCCGGACTGGATGCGAGTGGCTGGACCATCCCGGTGCCCGCCGAGGGCTGGACCATCGCGACCACGGTGGCGCACCTGCTGTGGACCGACGAGGTCGCCGTCCTCGCGACCGACGCGCACACGCCGGAAGGGAAGGAGGCCTGGGACGAGGTCGTCCTCCAGGCCATCGCCGACCCGACCGGGTTCGTCGACGCGGGCGCCCACGAGCTCGCCGGGCTCGATCCCGCGGACCTGCTGGTCCGCTGGGACGCCGGACGCGCGGCGCTCGCCAAGGCACTCCGCGAGGTGCCCGACGGCCAGAAGATGCCGTGGTTCGGCCCGCCGATGTCGGCCACCTCGATGGCGACCGCCCGCTTCATGGAGACCTGGGCGCACGCGCTCGACGTCCACGACGCCTTGATCTCGACAGGATCGATCAGCAACAGGCCCGCGCCGACGGACCGGATCAAGCACGTTGCCCACCTCGGCGTCCGCACCCGCAACTACTCGTTCGTCCAGCAGGGCCTCGAGGCGCCGGCCGACGAGTTCCGGATCGAGCTGACTTCCCCCAGTGGGGACCTTTGGTCGTGGGGCCCCCCTGAAGCGAAGCAGACAGTGCGTGGCACGTCGTACGACTTCTGCCAGCTGGTCACCCAGCGCATCCACCGCGACGACACCGACCTGGTCGCCGTCGGTGCCGACGCCGAGAAGTGGCTGACCATCGCGCAGGCGTTCGCCGGTCCCGCCGGCGGCGGTCGGCAGGCGACGGCATGA
- a CDS encoding MFS transporter produces the protein MDQPVSRARRSCFAAFGIQGFGFASLITRLPTIKDRFDLSDYEVLAVLGTVAVLSGIGSVLAGYAAARWGSAVVLRLALAAASVCIALIAVPHSLGGLLVTTCSYGLCVGAVDATMNMQGVGIQDQYGRSIMVGFHGMWSLGAVVGGVYATISLELDWSLLPTLLAVSAVGLLLNGLLCRDLLAHDPIDGTTAAGGEGRPRVPWWPVLLLAIPTFVMWFLDSATSAWGGIYLTDGLSASESAAALAFTA, from the coding sequence ATGGACCAGCCTGTGAGTCGAGCCCGGCGCTCGTGCTTCGCGGCCTTCGGGATCCAGGGGTTCGGGTTCGCCTCGCTGATCACCCGGCTCCCGACGATCAAGGACCGGTTCGACCTCAGCGACTACGAGGTGCTGGCGGTGCTCGGCACCGTCGCCGTGCTGTCCGGCATCGGCAGCGTGCTCGCGGGATACGCCGCCGCGCGATGGGGCAGCGCCGTCGTGCTCCGCCTCGCGCTGGCCGCCGCCTCGGTGTGCATCGCCCTGATCGCGGTGCCCCACAGCCTCGGTGGCCTGCTGGTGACGACGTGCTCGTACGGTCTCTGTGTCGGCGCCGTCGACGCGACCATGAACATGCAGGGCGTGGGCATCCAGGACCAGTACGGCCGGAGCATCATGGTCGGCTTCCACGGCATGTGGAGCCTCGGAGCCGTCGTCGGCGGCGTCTACGCGACGATCAGCCTGGAGCTCGACTGGTCACTGCTGCCGACCCTCCTCGCCGTCAGCGCCGTCGGGTTGCTGCTCAACGGTCTGCTGTGCCGCGACCTGCTGGCCCACGACCCGATCGACGGTACGACGGCCGCCGGCGGCGAGGGCCGGCCGCGCGTCCCGTGGTGGCCGGTGCTCCTGCTCGCGATCCCGACGTTCGTGATGTGGTTCCTGGACTCCGCGACCTCGGCGTGGGGCGGCATCTACCTGACCGACGGGCTCTCGGCGTCGGAGAGTGCCGCGGCCCTCGCGTTCACCGCCTAG
- a CDS encoding aspartate aminotransferase family protein produces MTVTADLNARTTELDQGHVFHSWSAQGGLALLPIAGGQGSRVWDHSGRSYLDFSSQLVNVNIGHQHPAVVAAIQEQAATLATIGPATANLTRGVAAQRIAARAPEGFNKVFFTNGGADAIENAIRMARLHTGRDKVVSTYRSYHGNTGGAIVATGDWRRIPNEYARAHVHVFGPYLYRSEFWATTPEQESERALQHLRRVIESEGPASVAAILLETIPGTAGVLMPPPGYLAGARALADEFGIMLILDEVMAGFGRTGEWLALDAFGVVPDLIAFAKGVNSGYVPVGGVIISDPIARTFDDRVFPGGLTYSGHPLAAASIVASMDAMESEGIVTHAKQVGADVIGPGLATLADKHPVVGEVRGTGVFWAIELVADPTTREPLSAALMGRAKGELVSRGVLPFIADNRIHVVPPCVVTEDEVAEAMVAYDEVLTLLDEEL; encoded by the coding sequence GTGACTGTGACGGCCGATCTCAACGCCCGCACCACGGAGCTCGACCAGGGGCACGTGTTCCACTCGTGGTCGGCGCAGGGCGGTCTCGCCCTGCTGCCGATCGCGGGTGGGCAGGGCAGCCGGGTCTGGGACCACTCCGGGCGCAGCTACCTGGACTTCTCCAGCCAGCTGGTCAACGTCAACATCGGGCACCAGCACCCGGCCGTGGTGGCGGCCATCCAGGAGCAGGCCGCGACCCTCGCCACCATCGGGCCGGCCACCGCCAACCTCACCCGCGGGGTCGCCGCGCAGCGGATCGCCGCCCGGGCACCCGAGGGCTTCAACAAGGTGTTCTTCACCAACGGCGGCGCCGACGCGATCGAGAACGCCATCCGGATGGCACGTCTGCACACCGGCCGCGACAAGGTCGTGTCGACGTACCGCTCCTACCACGGCAACACCGGCGGCGCGATCGTCGCGACCGGAGACTGGAGGCGGATCCCCAACGAGTACGCGCGGGCGCACGTCCACGTGTTCGGGCCCTACCTCTACCGCTCCGAGTTCTGGGCGACCACGCCGGAGCAGGAGAGCGAGCGGGCTCTGCAGCACCTGCGGCGGGTGATCGAGAGCGAGGGTCCGGCCAGTGTCGCCGCGATCCTGCTCGAGACCATCCCCGGCACCGCCGGGGTCCTGATGCCCCCGCCGGGCTACCTGGCGGGAGCGCGGGCGCTGGCGGACGAGTTCGGGATCATGTTGATCCTCGACGAGGTGATGGCCGGGTTCGGGCGCACGGGCGAGTGGCTGGCGCTCGATGCGTTCGGCGTCGTGCCCGACCTGATCGCCTTCGCCAAGGGGGTCAACTCCGGCTACGTCCCGGTGGGCGGCGTGATCATCAGCGACCCGATCGCGCGCACCTTCGACGACCGGGTGTTCCCGGGCGGCCTCACCTACAGCGGCCACCCGCTGGCGGCCGCCTCCATCGTGGCGTCGATGGACGCGATGGAGAGCGAGGGCATCGTCACTCACGCGAAGCAGGTCGGCGCCGATGTCATCGGTCCGGGCCTCGCGACGCTGGCCGACAAGCACCCGGTTGTCGGAGAGGTCCGCGGCACCGGCGTGTTCTGGGCGATCGAGCTGGTCGCCGACCCCACGACCCGCGAGCCGTTGTCCGCGGCGCTGATGGGCCGGGCGAAGGGCGAGCTCGTCAGCCGTGGCGTGCTGCCGTTCATCGCCGACAACCGCATCCATGTCGTACCCCCGTGCGTGGTCACCGAAGACGAGGTGGCCGAGGCGATGGTGGCGTACGACGAAGTCCTGACCCTGCTCGACGAGGAGCTATGA
- a CDS encoding D-arabinono-1,4-lactone oxidase, producing the protein MTWQNWARTEQVNPARTVAPGSAEEVAAEVKLAARDGLPVKAVGSGHSFTGVAVAPGVQLLPDRLAGLQSVDNVTGLVTVDAGIPLHRLNPLLAQHGLAMEILGDIDRQTIAGAVSTATHGSGAGFGSISTQVRGLELVLADGSVVQCSAAERPDLFEAARVSIGALGVITKVTLQCVPLYALRAVDAPVPLDDVLERVDDLVDENDHFEFFWFPHTTTALTRRFERLPGDTELRPMSAFARTVDDRIVTNVGFEAMLRAGTRFPRLVPGITRLVTRAVTARDFTDLAPNVFASQRNVRFREGEYFIPRAALVPALRELKHWVDTHDEPVSFPFEVRFVRHDDIWLSPAYDRDSAVVAFHQYHRMPHERWFGICEDVLGAVGGRPHWAKLHRLDAEGLRERLPRFDDFVALRDELDPTRVFANPYLERVLGA; encoded by the coding sequence ATGACCTGGCAGAACTGGGCGCGCACGGAGCAGGTGAACCCTGCGCGCACCGTTGCGCCCGGCTCGGCCGAGGAGGTGGCGGCCGAGGTGAAGCTGGCGGCCCGCGACGGCCTCCCGGTCAAGGCGGTCGGGTCGGGCCACTCCTTCACCGGCGTGGCCGTGGCGCCCGGGGTCCAGCTGCTCCCGGACCGGCTCGCCGGCCTGCAGTCGGTCGACAACGTGACCGGGCTGGTCACGGTCGACGCAGGCATCCCTCTGCACCGGCTCAACCCACTGCTCGCGCAGCACGGCCTGGCGATGGAGATCCTCGGCGATATAGACCGGCAGACGATCGCCGGCGCGGTGTCGACCGCCACGCACGGCAGCGGCGCTGGGTTCGGCAGCATCTCCACGCAGGTGCGAGGACTGGAGCTGGTGCTGGCCGACGGCTCCGTCGTGCAGTGCTCGGCGGCCGAGCGCCCCGACCTCTTCGAGGCGGCGCGGGTGTCGATCGGCGCGCTCGGCGTCATCACCAAGGTGACGCTCCAGTGCGTCCCGCTCTACGCCCTCCGCGCCGTGGACGCGCCGGTGCCGCTCGACGACGTGCTCGAGCGGGTCGACGACCTCGTCGACGAGAACGACCACTTCGAGTTCTTCTGGTTCCCGCACACCACGACCGCGCTGACCCGCCGGTTCGAGCGGCTGCCCGGCGACACCGAGCTGCGCCCGATGAGCGCGTTCGCCCGGACGGTGGACGACCGGATCGTCACCAACGTCGGCTTCGAGGCGATGCTGCGGGCCGGCACCCGATTCCCCCGGCTGGTCCCCGGCATCACCCGGCTCGTGACCAGGGCCGTGACCGCGCGCGACTTCACCGACCTCGCCCCCAATGTCTTCGCCTCGCAGCGCAACGTCCGGTTCCGGGAGGGTGAGTACTTCATCCCGCGGGCGGCGCTGGTGCCGGCGCTCCGAGAGCTCAAGCACTGGGTCGACACGCACGACGAGCCGGTGTCGTTCCCGTTCGAGGTGCGGTTCGTCCGCCACGACGACATCTGGCTGTCGCCGGCCTATGACCGCGACTCGGCCGTGGTCGCGTTCCACCAGTACCACCGGATGCCGCACGAGCGGTGGTTCGGCATCTGTGAGGACGTCCTCGGCGCCGTCGGCGGGCGACCGCACTGGGCCAAGCTGCACCGGCTCGACGCCGAGGGTCTGCGCGAGCGGCTCCCGAGGTTCGACGACTTCGTCGCCCTGCGCGACGAGCTGGACCCAACCCGGGTCTTCGCCAACCCCTACCTGGAGCGGGTGCTGGGAGCGTGA
- a CDS encoding TetR/AcrR family transcriptional regulator, giving the protein MTVRAASRVPQEERTRAMRARLMDATVELLVERGFSGTTTTLVSERAGVSRGAQLHHFPTKNDLVVAAVAHLTERRGEELAAAATRLPDGNQRTRAVIQMLGDHFAGPVFTAALELWVAARTDDTLLEAVAPLEQLVGRETHKMTVQLLGADESQPGVRELIQATLDLVRGLGLANTLGDDTPRRRRILDHWAATLDTALHTDGGKK; this is encoded by the coding sequence GTGACCGTTCGAGCCGCCTCCCGCGTCCCGCAGGAGGAGCGCACCCGGGCGATGCGGGCGCGACTGATGGACGCCACGGTCGAGCTGCTGGTCGAGAGAGGCTTCAGCGGTACGACGACGACGCTCGTCTCGGAGCGCGCCGGCGTCAGCCGCGGCGCCCAGCTGCATCACTTCCCGACCAAGAACGACCTCGTGGTCGCCGCAGTGGCCCACCTGACCGAGCGCCGCGGCGAGGAGCTCGCGGCTGCCGCCACGCGGCTGCCCGACGGCAACCAGCGCACGCGGGCGGTGATCCAGATGCTCGGCGACCACTTCGCCGGTCCGGTGTTCACCGCCGCGCTGGAGCTCTGGGTGGCCGCGCGCACCGACGACACCCTCCTGGAGGCGGTCGCGCCGCTCGAGCAGCTGGTCGGCCGCGAGACCCACAAGATGACCGTCCAGCTGCTGGGTGCCGACGAGTCGCAGCCCGGCGTACGCGAGCTGATCCAAGCCACCCTCGACCTGGTCCGAGGCCTCGGCCTCGCCAACACCCTCGGCGACGACACCCCACGTCGGCGCCGGATCCTCGACCATTGGGCGGCGACGCTCGACACCGCACTGCACACCGACGGAGGCAAGAAGTGA
- a CDS encoding acyl-CoA dehydrogenase family protein, which yields MSTTFNHGFTEEQIALKESALEFTRREVTPYLDQWERDGEVPREFQKKLAHAGFLGVGVPEEVGGDGGTLIDACAMQQGFMEGGWSGGLMASAFTHGIAIPHIIQNGSPELIDTYVRPVLTGDLIGSLAVTEPGAGSDVANIATRAVRDGDDYVINGAKTFITSSVRGDFVTTAVRTGEPGAHGISMIVVPKGTPGFTVSRKLDKMGWLASDTGELSYEDVRVPATHLIGQENHGFYYIAQNFVSERIWLALMGYGHALRCLNLAAQHCKDRDAFGKPLVANQVVRAKLTEMHRQVAVARSYTLEVARRYDAGEDCIAEACLAKQTAVDTAVWVADQAVQLHGGMGYMRESEVERHYRDVRLLPIGGGSTEVLTDLAARLLGYAG from the coding sequence GTGAGCACCACGTTCAACCACGGCTTCACCGAGGAGCAGATCGCCCTCAAGGAGTCGGCGCTCGAGTTCACGAGGCGCGAGGTGACGCCCTACCTCGACCAGTGGGAGAGGGACGGCGAGGTCCCGCGGGAGTTCCAGAAGAAGCTCGCGCACGCCGGCTTCCTCGGCGTCGGCGTCCCGGAAGAGGTCGGCGGTGACGGCGGCACCCTGATCGACGCCTGCGCGATGCAGCAGGGCTTCATGGAGGGCGGCTGGTCCGGCGGTCTGATGGCGTCGGCGTTCACCCACGGCATCGCGATCCCGCACATCATCCAGAACGGCTCACCGGAGCTGATCGACACCTACGTCCGACCGGTGCTGACCGGCGACCTGATCGGGTCGCTGGCCGTGACCGAGCCTGGTGCCGGGTCCGACGTCGCCAACATCGCCACCCGGGCCGTGCGCGACGGCGACGACTACGTCATCAACGGCGCCAAGACGTTCATCACGTCCTCGGTGCGCGGCGACTTCGTCACCACGGCGGTGCGCACCGGCGAGCCCGGGGCGCACGGCATCTCGATGATCGTCGTACCCAAGGGCACGCCCGGGTTCACCGTCTCCCGCAAGCTCGACAAGATGGGCTGGCTCGCGTCCGACACCGGCGAGCTGTCCTACGAGGACGTGCGGGTCCCGGCCACCCACCTGATCGGCCAGGAGAACCACGGCTTCTACTACATCGCACAGAACTTCGTCTCCGAGCGGATCTGGCTGGCGCTGATGGGCTACGGCCACGCCCTGCGCTGCCTCAACCTCGCCGCGCAGCACTGCAAGGACCGCGACGCCTTCGGCAAGCCGCTGGTCGCCAACCAGGTGGTCCGCGCCAAGCTGACCGAGATGCACCGCCAGGTGGCGGTCGCCCGCAGCTACACGCTCGAGGTGGCGCGGCGGTACGACGCCGGCGAGGACTGCATCGCCGAGGCCTGCCTGGCGAAGCAGACCGCTGTCGACACCGCGGTCTGGGTCGCCGACCAGGCCGTGCAGCTGCACGGAGGGATGGGTTACATGCGCGAGTCCGAGGTCGAGCGACACTACCGCGACGTCCGCCTGCTGCCGATCGGCGGTGGCTCGACCGAAGTGCTCACCGACCTGGCCGCCCGACTGCTGGGCTACGCGGGATGA
- a CDS encoding amino acid deaminase/aldolase yields the protein MTLQTTATGPTSYDDLARATADLETPYAVLDLGAFHANAEDLVRRAAGTPIRVASKSVRCREVISRTLALPGYAGVLAFTLPEALWLARDIDDVVVGYPSVDRAALALLAGDELLASRVTLMIDSIEQLELTAAAIGPGGPPIRVCVELDASLRLVGGRVHLGARRSPTHTPAEAAALAQSVVDHPRFTLVGLMAYEGQIAGVGDNQPGLRKHAVRAMQRLSARELAGRRAAAVAAVREVAPLEFVNGGGTGSIESTAAEAAVTEIAAGSGLFGPHLFDHYRRFRPQPAVHFALSVVRRPSPRHATVLGGGWVASGAIGPDRLPTPVWPRGLELVPAEGAGEVQTPLTGAAAAQLRIGDRVWFRHTKAGEVCEHVDALHLVADGEVVGTAPTYRGEGKAFL from the coding sequence GTGACCCTGCAGACCACAGCGACCGGACCCACGTCGTACGACGACCTCGCCCGCGCCACGGCCGACCTGGAGACGCCGTACGCCGTCCTCGACCTCGGTGCGTTCCACGCCAACGCCGAGGACCTGGTCCGCCGCGCAGCCGGCACGCCGATCCGGGTCGCCAGCAAGTCGGTGCGGTGCCGTGAGGTGATCAGCCGCACCCTTGCGCTGCCGGGCTATGCCGGCGTCCTCGCCTTCACGCTGCCGGAGGCGCTGTGGCTGGCCCGCGACATCGACGACGTGGTGGTCGGCTATCCGAGCGTCGACCGCGCCGCGCTGGCCCTGCTGGCGGGCGACGAGCTGCTCGCGTCACGGGTCACCCTGATGATCGACAGCATCGAGCAGCTCGAGCTCACGGCGGCGGCGATCGGTCCCGGCGGGCCGCCGATCCGCGTCTGCGTCGAGCTCGACGCGTCGCTGCGGCTGGTCGGCGGCAGGGTGCACCTCGGCGCCCGGCGCTCGCCCACGCACACACCCGCGGAGGCGGCGGCGCTCGCACAGTCGGTCGTCGACCACCCCCGGTTCACGCTGGTCGGGTTGATGGCCTACGAGGGCCAGATCGCTGGAGTGGGCGACAACCAGCCCGGCCTGAGGAAGCACGCCGTGCGGGCGATGCAGCGGCTGTCCGCGCGCGAGCTGGCCGGGCGGCGGGCGGCCGCCGTCGCCGCGGTGCGGGAGGTGGCACCGCTCGAGTTCGTCAACGGCGGCGGCACCGGCAGCATCGAGAGCACCGCGGCCGAGGCCGCGGTCACCGAGATCGCCGCAGGGTCCGGGCTGTTCGGGCCCCACCTGTTCGACCACTACCGGCGGTTCCGGCCGCAGCCGGCCGTCCACTTCGCGCTGTCCGTCGTACGCCGTCCCTCGCCACGGCACGCGACCGTGCTCGGCGGGGGCTGGGTCGCGTCCGGCGCGATCGGCCCCGACCGGCTGCCCACGCCGGTGTGGCCGCGAGGCCTGGAGCTGGTGCCGGCCGAGGGAGCCGGCGAGGTGCAGACCCCGCTGACGGGCGCGGCAGCAGCGCAGCTGCGGATCGGCGACCGGGTCTGGTTCCGGCACACCAAGGCCGGCGAGGTGTGCGAGCACGTCGACGCACTGCACCTGGTCGCCGATGGTGAGGTGGTCGGCACCGCGCCCACCTACCGTGGTGAGGGCAAGGCCTTCTTGTGA
- a CDS encoding CoA-acylating methylmalonate-semialdehyde dehydrogenase, with protein sequence MTEVLDHWIAGSTDPGEGTRTGPVYDPALGVVSKEVRYGSAADIDRAVGVAKEAFASWGQVSITKRQNVMFGFRELLNQRKDELAAILTSEHGKVLSDAAGEVARGLEVVEFACSMPHLTKGAFSQNVSTDVDVYSVKEPLGVVGIISPFNFPAMVPMWFFPIAIATGNTVVLKPSEKDPSVANWIGALLKEAGLPDGVFNVVHGDKEAVDALLTHPDVASISFVGSTPIAKYVYETATSHGKRVQALGGAKNHMLVLPDADLDLVADAAVNAGFGSAGERCMAVSVVLAVEPIADEMIEKIRDRMGKLVVGDGRKGCDMGPLITREHRDKVAGYLDVATTDGATVVVDGREAEYDGPAEGFWLGPTLIDKVPTSSTVYRDEIFGPVLSVVRVSSYADGVDLINSSPYGNGTAIFTNDGGAARRFEREVEVGMVGINVPIPVPVAYHSFGGFKASIFGDAKAYGPQGIEFFTREKAITSRWLDPSHGGINLGFPQHD encoded by the coding sequence ATGACCGAAGTACTCGACCACTGGATCGCCGGTAGCACCGACCCCGGCGAGGGGACCCGCACCGGCCCCGTCTACGACCCCGCCCTCGGCGTGGTGTCCAAGGAGGTGCGCTACGGCTCCGCCGCCGACATCGACCGCGCGGTCGGCGTCGCCAAGGAGGCCTTCGCCAGCTGGGGGCAGGTGTCGATCACCAAGCGGCAGAACGTCATGTTCGGCTTCCGCGAGCTGCTCAACCAGCGCAAGGACGAGCTCGCCGCGATCCTCACGTCCGAGCACGGCAAGGTGCTCTCCGACGCCGCCGGCGAGGTGGCGCGCGGGCTGGAGGTCGTCGAGTTCGCGTGCTCGATGCCGCACCTGACCAAGGGTGCGTTCTCGCAGAACGTCTCCACCGACGTCGACGTCTACTCGGTGAAGGAGCCGCTGGGAGTTGTCGGCATCATCAGCCCGTTCAACTTCCCCGCGATGGTGCCGATGTGGTTCTTCCCGATCGCGATCGCGACCGGCAACACGGTCGTCCTGAAGCCGAGCGAGAAGGACCCCAGCGTCGCCAACTGGATCGGCGCGCTGCTCAAGGAGGCCGGCCTGCCCGACGGCGTGTTCAACGTCGTGCACGGCGACAAGGAGGCGGTCGACGCGCTGCTCACCCACCCCGACGTCGCGTCCATCTCGTTCGTCGGGTCGACCCCGATCGCGAAGTACGTCTACGAGACCGCGACCTCCCACGGCAAGCGGGTGCAGGCGCTCGGCGGCGCCAAGAACCACATGCTGGTGCTGCCCGACGCCGACCTCGACCTGGTGGCCGACGCGGCGGTCAACGCAGGGTTCGGTTCCGCCGGCGAGCGGTGCATGGCGGTCTCGGTCGTGCTCGCGGTCGAGCCGATCGCCGACGAGATGATCGAGAAGATCCGCGACCGGATGGGCAAGCTGGTCGTCGGCGACGGCCGCAAGGGCTGCGACATGGGGCCGCTCATCACCCGGGAGCACCGCGACAAGGTCGCCGGCTACCTCGACGTCGCGACGACCGACGGGGCGACCGTCGTCGTCGATGGCCGGGAAGCGGAGTACGACGGGCCTGCCGAGGGCTTCTGGCTAGGTCCCACCCTGATCGACAAGGTGCCGACCAGCTCGACGGTCTACCGGGACGAGATCTTCGGTCCGGTGCTGTCCGTCGTCCGGGTCTCGTCGTACGCCGACGGTGTCGACCTCATCAACTCGAGCCCCTACGGCAACGGCACCGCGATCTTCACCAACGACGGCGGCGCCGCACGTCGGTTCGAGCGCGAGGTCGAGGTCGGCATGGTCGGCATCAACGTGCCGATCCCGGTGCCGGTCGCCTACCACTCGTTCGGTGGCTTCAAGGCGTCGATCTTCGGCGACGCGAAGGCCTACGGCCCCCAGGGGATCGAGTTCTTCACGCGTGAGAAGGCGATCACCAGCCGCTGGCTCGACCCGTCACACGGCGGGATCAACCTCGGCTTCCCCCAGCACGATTGA